One window from the genome of Labeo rohita strain BAU-BD-2019 chromosome 10, IGBB_LRoh.1.0, whole genome shotgun sequence encodes:
- the mn1a gene encoding transcriptional activator MN1, protein MNSNYNTAGFHMKGPSVAVEPMMGPLNESPMQGLNFVSNRDQYGFQTHGHGDMLAMGVQPQHQLHMQGPFNHQPPNHEQHSHLYQDSVPSCLHGDRHMGFNNGNAGHPHMFEGGFGQQLAEAQSRECISQQQQQQRMAAMPEFQPHGHPNGNHAVPAPCLPLDQSPNRAASFHGLPSSSPETHRLEHYRLFPQGRMGGSEHCFPCDPLTGNFDMTGFSTADSSEHKLPYCETGNQVVGGHFSTCNRSGSRGPMMGGSKVDQQLPQQNVFSDRFGNRGKMDPGVNARHHLMPQQRPGPVPRQNPGSPALPRFYHTPDYVANNTDVQGGGPMAHVQHGHLDRPIHRLNNHSMHPFGEPVFDVPQLAPQPPHHPHLSSLPYLNMAKRPRFDLPNGSAGESCSPLSNSLHNRPNLENHLSPSAFPSPMGDFTSHVTDGFPSGPLPLSSGPQQQQQQQQQHQQRRQNAAMMIKQMASRSQQQRMRQPDLQQLSLHGDVTSNGMVCRGPLGSVSQSNFEKKHNFHGNFDSPHLPQENSWFPEPQQHCRETNTHALEQAENGHNIIFRQGVTSMDMQSLNSPGAHHPFENSVSNPLQMQSPDEGTMQPGAPADRRPAEFAGMAMRRQHSFPPGGPSQQGAPQSNPPGFSSSPGNYPAHPEYLSSQHLSVNKLGALSLGNLNKASTKDSVFGQSCLAALSTACQNMIASLGAPNLNVTFNKKSQNEAKRKAGQVEQDINSSGSSGPGAEYFQSNASQNSQTPCSGNNNNTTAGQSGTGQMAKREASTLSPNDNMESGCEGKMATGKGRGKKRRDSGHISPGNFSPPCGGNPVVSPGQQSSALNVGLEGRGKTPERSLVSPSFGKPDLATSMDSGIQSVGKSDGVSPCMDYLDEASPNYSAEDPRPCRAGVKCNSENRAGYGDNPCMEQVRTPLSNPGQDEVHPLEILQAQIQLQRQQFSISEDQPMGGKTGKKADCQASVNGECALANSSPVTGKGPVNTIDLDSLMTEQHATWYVPGNKALIEDPGNDKCLGFWDRARGQSDNKEGHG, encoded by the exons ATGAACTCTAATTATAACACTGCCGGATTTCATATGAAAGGGCCGTCGGTAGCCGTGGAGCCGATGATGGGTCCACTAAATGAATCCCCCATGCAGGGACTTAACTTTGTCTCAAATAGAGACCAGTATGGATTCCAGACTCATGGCCATGGGGATATGCTCGCTATGGGAGTTCAGCCACAACATCAACTCCACATGCAAGGACCGTTCAACCATCAACCTCCTAACCACGAGCAGCATTCACATCTGTACCAGGACAGCGTCCCCTCTTGCCTGCACGGGGACAGACACATGGGCTTCAACAACGGCAACGCAGGTCACCCGCATATGTTTGAAGGAGGATTCGGTCAGCAGCTCGCAGAGGCGCAGTCACGAGAATGCATCTCgcagcagcaacagcaacaGAGAATGGCCGCCATGCCCGAGTTTCAACCGCACGGCCATCCGAACGGCAACCACGCCGTTCCAGCGCCGTGTCTTCCTCTAGACCAGTCGCCAAACCGCGCCGCGTCGTTCCACGGCCTGCCGTCCTCGTCCCCTGAAACCCACAGACTTGAACATTACAGGCTTTTCCCACAGGGCAGGATGGGGGGATCAGAGCACTGTTTTCCCTGTGATCCTCTGACGGGGAATTTCGATATGACAGGATTCTCCACCGCGGACTCTTCAGAGCACAAACTGCCCTATTGTGAAACAGGGAACCAAGTGGTCGGGGGTCACTTTTCCACTTGTAATCGAAGCGGTTCCCGAGGGCCCATGATGGGCGGCTCTAAAGTCGACCAACAGCTACCTCAGCAAAACGTGTTTTCGGACCGATTCGGGAACCGGGGGAAAATGGATCCGGGGGTTAACGCTAGACACCACCTCATGCCCCAGCAAAGACCGGGACCCGTCCCCAGGCAGAACCCCGGTTCCCCGGCCCTTCCGCGGTTTTATCACACTCCGGACTATGTAGCGAACAATACGGACGTTCAAGGCGGCGGCCCGATGGCCCACGTTCAGCACGGCCACCTGGACCGGCCCATACATAGACTGAACAACCATAGCATGCATCCCTTCGGGGAGCCGGTGTTTGATGTCCCCCAGCTCGCCCCGCAGCCCCCACATCACCCTCACCTCAGCTCGCTGCCTTATTTGAATATGGCAAAAAGGCCACGGTTTGATCTCCCGAACGGCTCTGCTGGGGAGAGCTGCAGCCCCCTGAGCAACAGCTTACATAATCGGCCCAATCTCGAGAACCACCTCTCACCCTCGGCTTTCCCCTCTCCCATGGGGGACTTTACATCTCATGTGACGGATGGGTTTCCATCAGGCCCCCTACCCTTGAGCTCCGGCCcacagcagcaacagcagcagcagcagcagcatcagcAGCGGCGGCAGAACGCGGCGATGATGATCAAACAAATGGCATCGAGGAGCCAGCAGCAGAGAATGAGACAGCCCGACTTGCAACAGTTAAGTCTCCACGGGGACGTCACGTCAAATGGCATGGTCTGCCGAGGCCCTCTGGGTAGTGTGTCTCAGTCCAATTTTGAGAAGAAGCATAATTTTCATGGAAACTTTGACAGCCCCCACCTACCTCAAGAAAACTCATGGTTTCCTGAGCCGCAGCAGCATTGTAGAGAAACAAACACGCATGCCTTGGAGCAGGCAGAGAACGGacacaacattatttttaggcAAGGCGTCACAAGCATGGACATGCAGTCTTTGAATTCTCCGGGAGCGCATCATCCGTTCGAAAATAGCGTCAGCAATCCTCTGCAGATGCAGTCTCCCGACGAGGGCACCATGCAGCCGGGCGCACCCGCGGACAGGAGGCCGGCCGAGTTCGCAGGCATGGCGATGAGGAGGCAGCACAGCTTCCCTCCTGGAGGGCCGAGTCAACAGGGAGCCCCCCAGAGCAATCCTCCAGGATTTAGCTCCTCTCCAGGGAACTATCCCGCCCATCCCGAGTACCTCTCCAGCCAGCACCTGTCAGTCAATAAGCTTGGGGCCCTCTCTTTGGGGAATTTGAACAAAGCCAGTACAAAAGACAGTGTGTTTGGCCAAAGCTGTCTGGCAGCCCTTTCCACAGCCTGCCAGAATATGATCGCCAGCCTTGGGGCCCCGAACCTCAATGTGACTTTTAataagaaaagtcaaaatgagGCCAAACGCAAAGCAGGTCAGGTTGAGCAGGACATAAATAGCAGTGGCAGTAGCGGCCCAGGGGCAGAGTATTTCCAGAGCAATGCTTCTCAGAATAGTCAAACGCCTTGCTCTGGGAATAACAACAATACGACGGCAGGTCAAAGTGGTACGGGCCAGATGGCGAAAAGGGAAGCGAGCACCCTTTCCCCGAATGACAACATGGAGTCTGGATGTGAGGGGAAAATGGCAACAGGCAAGGGGAGGGGGAAGAAGAGGCGCGACAGTGGCCACATCAGTCCCGGAAACTTCTCCCCGCCATGCGGCGGTAACCCCGTCGTCAGTCCCGGTCAGCAGAGCTCCGCTTTAAACGTGGGCTTGGAGGGCCGTGGCAAGACCCCCGAGAGGTCCCTGGTCTCACCATCCTTCGGAAAGCCCGACCTCGCCACCTCGATGGACAGCGGGATCCAAAGCGTGGGCAAGTCGGATGGCGTTTCGCCGTGCATGGATTACCTGGACGAGGCCAGCCCCAACTACAGCGCCGAGGACCCGAGGCCTTGCAGGGCCGGCGTGAAGTGCAATTCGGAAAACAGGGCCGGCTACGGTGACAACCCGTGCATGGAGCAGGTGCGGACGCCGCTGAGCAACCCGGGCCAGGACGAGGTTCATCCTCTGGAGATTTTGCAGGCTCAGATCCAGCTGCAGAGACAGCAGTTTAGCATCTCCGAGGACCAGCCGATGGGAGGCAAAACGGGCAAAAAGGCTGATTGCCAGGCCAGCGTGAACGGAGAGTGCGCCCTGGCCAATTCCAGCCCGGTCACAGGCAAGGGCCCTGTGAATACCATTGACCTTGACTCTCTCATGACAGAGCAGCATGCCACCTGGTATGTCCCTGGCAACAAGGCTCTGATAGAGGACCCCGGTAATGACAAGTGCCTGGGATTCTGGGATCGTGCACGGGGCCAGAGTGACAACAAAGAAG GACATGGGTAG